A window of the Agrococcus jejuensis genome harbors these coding sequences:
- a CDS encoding ABC transporter ATP-binding protein — protein MTDPQRLSATDLRLAYGRQDVVHDASITLEPGRVTVLVGPNGSGKSTLLRGLTSLHRPSDGAIVYGDGIMAADLSERQLAQRVAMLSQSRPTPSGVTVREVVEYGRFPHRGRLRRRDPEGPGVVDRALAATGVVELADRPVAELSGGQRQRVWLASCLAQQTGIVLLDEPTTYLDLRFQVEILDIVRDLADDGVAVGVVLHDLDQAADVADDAVLLVDGRIVAAGAPADVLTAERLSAAYGVAIDVVTDEDGHLHVRPARRSRRTPAAA, from the coding sequence GTGACGGATCCGCAGCGCCTCTCCGCGACCGACCTCCGCCTCGCCTACGGCAGGCAGGACGTCGTGCACGACGCGTCCATCACGCTCGAGCCCGGCCGCGTGACGGTGCTCGTCGGCCCGAACGGCAGCGGCAAGTCCACGCTGCTGCGCGGCCTCACGAGCCTGCACCGCCCCTCCGACGGCGCGATCGTCTACGGCGACGGCATCATGGCCGCCGACCTCAGCGAGCGGCAGCTCGCGCAGCGCGTCGCGATGCTGTCGCAGTCGCGCCCGACCCCGTCGGGCGTGACGGTGCGCGAGGTCGTCGAGTACGGCCGCTTCCCGCATCGCGGCCGCCTGCGCCGCCGCGACCCCGAGGGCCCCGGCGTCGTCGACCGTGCGCTCGCCGCGACGGGCGTCGTCGAGCTCGCCGACCGCCCGGTCGCCGAGCTCTCGGGCGGCCAGCGCCAGCGCGTGTGGCTCGCCTCGTGCCTCGCGCAGCAGACGGGCATCGTGCTGCTCGACGAGCCCACGACGTACCTCGACCTGCGCTTCCAGGTCGAGATCCTCGACATCGTGCGCGACCTCGCCGACGACGGCGTCGCCGTGGGCGTCGTGCTGCACGACCTCGACCAGGCCGCCGACGTCGCCGACGACGCCGTGCTGCTCGTCGACGGCCGCATCGTCGCCGCGGGCGCGCCCGCAGACGTGCTCACGGCCGAGCGGCTCAGCGCCGCCTACGGCGTCGCGATCGACGTCGTCACCGACGAGGACGGGCATCTGCACGTCCGCCCTGCGCGCCGCTCGCGGCGCACCCCTGCCGCCGCCTGA
- a CDS encoding ABC transporter substrate-binding protein, giving the protein MRRTLAVTAIAAAAAIALAGCGTTEAPEEEGAASGESITVTDARGVEVTIEGPVESVVALEWVAVEHVQTVGLELAGVADVSGYEDWSGTGAPLEGDPVDVGTRGESSVDAVAEIAPDLIIGVAGGTDEQVEQMEAIAPVVILQAADASAPLDTMLADLRLVGEATGREDAAETAIAEFETHLDELTSTVEEAGLAGTPIGHLDGYENGGQVEIRTYERGSLLAAAAERIGFTTAFTGEGDEQYGLGITDVEGLTDLPDDARLVYMTVGDDDVFAGALQSNAIYTGLAAVQQGHVTRLSDGIWLFGGVHSVSSYLDELVAAVQA; this is encoded by the coding sequence ATGCGTCGAACCCTGGCCGTCACGGCGATCGCCGCCGCAGCCGCCATCGCGCTCGCAGGCTGCGGCACGACCGAGGCCCCCGAGGAGGAGGGCGCGGCATCGGGAGAGTCCATCACCGTGACCGACGCTCGCGGCGTCGAGGTCACGATCGAGGGCCCTGTCGAGTCCGTCGTCGCCCTCGAGTGGGTCGCCGTCGAGCACGTGCAGACCGTGGGTCTCGAGCTCGCGGGCGTCGCCGACGTCTCGGGCTACGAGGACTGGTCGGGCACGGGCGCGCCGCTCGAGGGCGACCCGGTCGACGTCGGCACGCGCGGCGAGTCGAGCGTCGACGCCGTCGCCGAGATCGCCCCCGACCTCATCATCGGCGTCGCAGGCGGCACCGACGAGCAGGTCGAGCAGATGGAGGCCATCGCGCCCGTCGTGATCCTGCAGGCGGCCGACGCGTCGGCGCCGCTCGACACGATGCTCGCCGACCTGCGCCTCGTGGGCGAGGCGACGGGTCGCGAGGATGCGGCCGAGACGGCGATCGCCGAGTTCGAGACGCACCTCGACGAGCTGACGTCGACGGTCGAGGAGGCGGGTCTCGCCGGCACGCCCATCGGCCACCTCGACGGCTACGAGAACGGCGGCCAGGTCGAGATCCGCACCTACGAGCGCGGCTCGCTGCTCGCTGCCGCCGCGGAGCGCATCGGCTTCACGACCGCCTTCACGGGCGAGGGCGACGAGCAGTACGGCCTCGGCATCACCGACGTCGAGGGCCTCACCGACCTGCCCGACGATGCACGCCTCGTCTACATGACCGTCGGCGACGACGACGTCTTCGCGGGTGCGCTGCAGTCGAACGCCATCTACACGGGCCTCGCAGCCGTGCAGCAGGGGCACGTCACGCGCCTGTCCGACGGCATCTGGCTGTTCGGCGGCGTGCACTCGGTGTCGTCGTACCTCGACGAGCTCGTCGCGGCAGTCCAGGCATGA